From one Trifolium pratense cultivar HEN17-A07 linkage group LG1, ARS_RC_1.1, whole genome shotgun sequence genomic stretch:
- the LOC123917288 gene encoding uncharacterized protein LOC123917288, with amino-acid sequence MISTNQDSLPTHTHFSIMLKLLNKSLRRFISHLRCPIHRQSKSKVTVINKLSNHDPKAQNETSSNFSSTVYPNTQMGIQKPEKQIRIATFNAALFSMAPTLPKTTTTFEDENDMVFSKQNINPRSKSTNDRPKSILKQTQTQTQTQQQDNVMNKTQKLTKSKTRVSINLPDNEISLLRSRQSSFSEHEKERVASSSNWGSGVHHHHQNHHVRGGRTLVEVLREVDADVLGLQDVKAEEENGMKPLSDLAAALGMNYVFAESWAPEYGNAVLSKWPIKRWNAHKIFDQTDIRNVLKATIDVPEAGELNFYCTHLDHLDENWRMKQINAIIQSNDEPHILAGGLNSLDESDYSQERWTDIVKYYEEMGKPTPKVEVMKHLKSKDYTDSKDYAGECESVVMIAKGQSVQGTCKYGTRVDYILSSSNSPYKFVPGSYLVLSSKGTSDHHIVKVDVMIKVNNNTQENLTKKPHQHRQKIVKITHSTPSKGIWKTHNGEVY; translated from the exons ATGATCTCCACAAACCAAGATTCTCTTCCAACTCACACCCATTTCTCCATCATGCTCAAACTACTCAACAAAAGCCTCAGGCGGTTCATCTCCCATCTCCGGTGTCCAATTCACCGTCAATCAAAATCCAAAGTAACAGTAATTAACAAATTAAGCAACCATGACCCAAAAGCTCAAAACGAAACAAGTTCAAATTTTTCATCAACAGTTTATCCAAACACTCAAATGGGTATCCAAAAACCCGAAAAACAAATCCGAATTGCAACATTTAACGCCGCACTTTTTTCAATGGCACCAACACTtcccaaaacaacaacaacattcgAAGACGAAAACGACATGGTTTTTTCAAAACAGAACATAAATCCACGGTCGAAATCAACCAACGACAGACCAAAAAGCATACTCaaacaaactcaaactcaaacaCAAACCCAACAACAAGACAACGTGATGAACAAGACACAAAAGTTAACGAAATCGAAGACAAGGGTTTCAATCAATTTACCAGATAACGAGATATCGTTGTTGAGGAGTAGACAATCGAGTTTCTCGGAACATGAGAAAGAAAGGGTTGCAAGTAGTAGTAATTGGGGAAGTGGggtccaccaccaccaccagaaCCACCATGTAAGAGGTGGAAGGACATTGGTGGAGGTGTTGAGGGAAGTGGATGCAGATGTGTTGGGATTGCAAGATGTGAAAGCTGAAGAAGAAAATGGAATGAAACCATTGTCGGATTTAGCGGCGGCTTTAGGAATGAATTATGTTTTTGCGGAAAGTTGGGCGCCGGAATATGGTAATGCTGTTTTGTCTAAATGGCCTATTAAACGATGGAATGCTCACAAAATCTTTGATCAAACAGATATCAG GAATGTTCTGAAGGCGACTATTGATGTACCTGAAGCCGGTGAACTAAACTTCTACTGCACTCATCTTGATCACCTCGATGAGAATTGGCGAATGAAGCAGATAAATGCGATAATCCAATCGAACGACGAGCCTCATATCTTAGCCGGAGGACTTAATTCGCTCGATGAATCAGATTACTCGCAAGAAAGATGGACAGATATTGTAAAG TACTATGAAGAGATGGGAAAACCAACACCAAAAGTTGAAGTGATGAAGCATCTCAAGAGTAAAGACTACACAGATTCTAAGGATTATGCAGGAGAATGTGAATCAGTTGTAATGATTGCCAAAGGCCAAa GTGTGCAAGGGACATGCAAGTATGGCACTAGGGTAGATTACATATTATCATCATCGAATTCACCGTATAAGTTTGTTCCCGGTTCCTATTTAGTCCTTTCGTCTAAAGGGACGTCAGATCATCATATAGTGAAAGTTGATGTGATGATCAAGGTAAATAACAATACTCAAGAAAACTTGACGAAGAAACCACATCAACATAGAcagaaaattgtaaaaataacacATTCGACTCCGTCAAAAGGTATATGGAAAACGCACAACGGAGAGGTATACTGA